Part of the Triticum aestivum cultivar Chinese Spring chromosome 4D, IWGSC CS RefSeq v2.1, whole genome shotgun sequence genome is shown below.
CGAGCGCCACCCTTTTTTTGTATGCCGGCTtgtgtgctggcatgaccacgaGGCCGCGATGGCGTGGTTGAACTCAAATCCCACCCTTTTTGTGTGCTGAcatgtgtgccggccgctggcgagtgcgccagcatgaactgcGGTGATATTTTGGAAGCCGGCAatgtatgccggcgctggcatggtgTCGGCATGATctatggccgctggcatgatctgtGGCCGCGGGCCATTTTTAAAAATTGAGTGCGGACATGAAataggtcggcgcgttgggcgcactgccgactcAAATGCAAAGCTGGGCGGACGCCGGCAGGCGGCCGAGCCCAAATGGACAAAAAGCGGATAAATAcgccgtccgtttgggttggcTGCTCTTAGTGCTAATCACTTGCATACACATGCAGTGTGTGAGACAAAAAGAGGAGGCTCATACATACAAGGGCATTTGCAGGGAATCTCATCCTTAAATTGGTTTTCTGCGCCTGTCAAGCGCAGCAAAATCACATGAGCGCACCAAACCCGCCCTCCATAAATTAATCACGCTTCTACACCAGCCCCACCCTCTCCCCATGATGCAtggtcctccacctccacctccccctCCCTGTCATGGGCCAGAGCCCCTCTCTCTGCTCTGCTCCGCTGCTACAAAAGACGGCATCATTTTTTGCCTCCCTCTCCTGCTTGTCCGGCTCCTTTCTTCTCCTCCTGCCCCATTCCAGCCGAGCCGAGAAGCTGGACACACACAGGAACAAATAGCTATGCAGAGGAGGAAGCATCACATCCCAAAATATCCCACAGGATAAACATCTTGAGATCCCCTCACAAATCCAGCAAGAACGGCATTCTCCAAGCTGTCCCtcttgctgcttcacctactcctttTGCAGTATTTTCCTAGTTCCTACTAGCAGTCTCCAGTCTAGCAGCACATCAAGAACCAAGAAATCCAGCGAAAGGGATTGATTCCATCCTTTTTGCGCCTATTCAGCACAAGTTACCCAGACAAGAATCGCTCTTGCAAGATCTTGTCAGCAATTTGGCGTCAGCTCGGCGGCCAATCTCGCGCCGGAGGTTGAGATTTAGAGGCGGGAGAAGCCTAGTCTCCAGCGATGGCGGCCGCGCTGGAGTGCTGGTCGGGCCGGCCGAGCACCGACGAGGAGTCCATGGTGGAGCAGGTTCTCATGAAGCCCCACGCTCGCTCGGACGGCTCGCTCCCCACCTGCGCCGACTCGGCCGGCGCGGGCGACCCGATTTCGGGCCCGGCGGCGCCCAAGAAGTGGCAGCGCCTGGGCCGCAACTTCGCCGGCGCCATCGCGGCATTCAAGAACACGCTGAACCTGGACAACGGCGGCGTCCCCCGCGACCCCTCGCCGCGCGCCGGCGGCGATAAGCCGCCGCTCCTCCTCCGCGGCCTCGCGCAGCTCTACTCCCGCGGCGCCGCCGCCCAGCAGCTGCCGGAGAAGCTCGTTTCTGACCTCCGCCGCCACTTCGATGCTCTTCCCAACAGGTGAGCGACCGTGTTCTCAAAAGTTCTGCAACAGTGGAAGTGCCAAAATTTTGCTGCAATCAACATTAGTAGATGTCAAGTTTACACGTTAGTGTTTGCCATCAAGCTACTTAAACTGCTTCCGTGTTTGTAATTTCTACAGTATTTACGACTTTTTTTTTCTGGTTTGTTAAACCAGAAGTTCTAAAATGGTTGCTGACAGTCAGAAATCTCGGTTTTGCAGCTACGCGCAGGCAGGATTTGACATGAAAGATGTCCTCTTGCACGCCCGCCTTGTAGAGCAGGCGGCCGGTGACGATCAGCCTGCACTGAGCATCGAGGAAGTTCATGGCAGCAATGGCAGAGAAAGTGGTGCCGAGGGCACTGTATTTCAGCTCACTTTTGCCTGCAATGCCCCACTTTCATGGCAGTCAATGTCAGGCTCACTCGACAGCCCATTGTTCAGTTGCAAGAAGATCCAGATCTTCGAGAAGAGAGGATTGACACTTGGTGCTGTCCTGATAATTGTGCAATCCGGGAGCGAGGAGCTCTTCAAGAGCCGTGTCGAGGCTGCCCTAAAATCGGCAACAAAGAAGCATCGGAAGAacagtggcggcggtggcggcggtgtgaAGCTCCCCTTCGGGCTCTGCGGCTGCCAGGAAGAAGGATCACGCAACTTCGACGAGGAGTCCATGTTTGATCCCGAGGATGGTCAGGTTCTTGACAATGAGCCTGCACGCAGACCATACCTTCCCACTCCCCTACCACAGTCATCAGTGTTTGTTTCAGTAGATGAGTGGCAGACCGTCCGATCCGGGGGCGAGGAGCTTGGCCGCTGGATTGTGAGCTCCGAGGAGATCGAATTCGTCGACTGGGTTGGCCAAAACTCGTTCAGGGGAGTCCATAGAGGAAGGAAGGTTTGGGTTAACAAAATGAGGGGTTGTAACATGGGCAGTGCTTACGATGTCGAGATCCGTCAGGACTTGCTGCAGCTGATGAGCTGTGGCCAGAAGAACATCCTCCAGTTCCATGGCATCTGCTTCAATGAGAGCCATGGCCTCTGCATAGTGACCAGGATGATGGAAGGAGGCTCAGTTCATGACATCATTATGCAGAGAAACAAGAGATTGTCGCTCCGGGACACGATGAGGATTGCTCTTGATGTCGCCGACGGCTTGGCGTTCATGAACGGCTACGGCATTGCCTACCGTGATCTTAACGCACGAAGGATCCTACTAGACAGACAGGGAAATGCCTGCCTTGGGGATATGGGCATTGTTACCCCTTGTAATAATGCTGGCGAGGTTACTGAGTACGAGACATCTGGGTATCGCTGGCTAGCTCCGGAGGTTAGTTTTCATGACTTGATTTACAGTAAACTATTTCTGAAAGAAAGTTTAGTTCCAGCATGCTAGAAGTCCTTTGAGCTAGTTGCTCTGTTTTAACTGTAGCCATTATCTGGGATCTTCAAGTAACCCAGTAAAACGGCGGCATTAACGATGAAAcatgttttttttttacttttcatcCTGCAGGAGCACATAGAACTCTAGGACAAACTGTGTAGAACACTGCATCATCTTGCTTTTTATGAGCAGAACATAATAAAACTTCAAATACAAAATGTGGAAAGAAGTAGTGCTTTGATCTGACCAACTTGATGCTTTTATGCACTAAATCAGCCTGCCAATGCCAGTTAACACTGTCCTATGTCCACTCAGTAGTCAGGAATCTATCCTTGTAACCCTGATAAACCAATTTTGTGCTGCTATTGTAGTCTTTATCATCCTTGGACATTCTATTACACTTGAAGCTTATGTTGTACTGAACTTGTCCTTACTGAGAAATTGCTTTGATGCTTTGTTTACAGATCATTGCTGGAGATCCAGAAAGCGTATCGGAGACCTGCATGAGCAACGTCTACAGCTACGGGATGGTTCTCTGGGAGATGGTGACCGGCGAGGAGGCCTACTCGACGTACTCGCCGGTGCAGGCGGCGGTGGGGATCGCGGCGTGCGGGCTGAGGCCGGAGATACCGAGGGACTGCCCGCCTTTCCTGAGGTCGCTGATGAGCCGGTGCTGGGACAATTGCCCTCTGAAGCGCCCTCAGTTCTCGGAGATCATATCCACCCTGCAAAAGCAGAGCATGAGAtagtttttttcttctttcttctttctttccttttttaccATTATAAATTATGTTATAGTAGTATATGTGCTATGTTTGGCTGAGTGCCCAGAGATGCAGGAGACTGCatatgagatgagatgagatgaaaaaaaagtataatatatgtGCAAAGGCTTGATATATTTTATTGCCTTTTCTTGCCCAATGCATGCATCTTGGATTATGTTACTAGGTCCCCACATATGGAGTGGGTGAGATGAAAAATCAAGAGAGAGCATCAAAGATTTAGCAGACGGATCTATAGGACAAAGGACAGTTGTTTTTTGCTTGCTCTCCATATCCTATCATCCGCAACGAACTAACTGCACAGTCCATGCAATGCTCTTGGGACACTTGGACGCAGGCTGCTCATCTGCTGCTATAAACAATGGTGGATCTGATCTCCTTTGTTTTGTTTGACCCGTTCAAGGGTGCGGCTGGCTGGCACGCACACCTGGGCTGGGTCCAAATTTGACGAGCAACTAATCAGCCCTTGGATCGTTTCCACACCACATCTGGCGATTAATCAGTGACTGAGCGTAATGTAATGCATGTGCGGTAGTTCCTCCAAAGTTCATGGCCATCATTAGTTTCCAAGGAACGGTGCAAACCCTACGTACGTACGACTTTGTCATTCTTGTATGCGGCCAAATAAGATGATGATGCTTTCTCTTTTCCTCTTGTTGAGAATGTAGAACCTACGCTGCATCTTACATGGATTCCTTGGAATCCAGGCTGATATAAcctttttttcttttaatttttgcgAAAAAACTTCTGATCTATTAATCTTTTAATCATGACAGTGCAACGAACccataaataataaaaattacatccagatccatagaccaccgaGCGACGAGTACAAACACTAAAGCGAGCCCAAGGCATGCCGCCGGcattgcccctccctcgccggagccgggtaAAACTTGTTGTTGTAGATAGTCCggaagtcgttgtgctaaggccccacgggaccaacgcaccagaacaacaatcCCCGCGCGCACTAGAACAACAAGCGCCGCTGTTGAAGGGTAGCAGAGATCGGAGGAATATAACTTGAAGACCCACGAACATAGATGAACTAcaaacagatccgagcaaatccaccgaaGACAGACAGAATTTTATTTTTTATCAAATGTTGGCGGGCCCAGAGACACTGAGATAGATACCCATGGATTGCAAGATTTGTGCATTCCGGAACTGGCGTGGCGTGGCAAGTTGCTCCATGCTCTACTCCCATTCGAGGGTGGTTTGCCCGGAAGGAGCGGAGCGGCTTTTCTTTGGCACGGTGCGGGGGctctgctctgctcttgcgcgcACGTATGCCATGAGCCGGGGAGGCCACCACAGCCCCGACACGGCTTGCAGCCTTGCAGGGGCAGCGCTGTGACTGACCGCTCACGCGGGCGCCGGAATTGCAGGTGGCTCCCTCCGTGCACGGGCAACTCCCCGGATCGGCGCTGGAGCATCCGATGAGGCGGCTGCTTGTCCGTCGCAAAAGTAATGGTAAAATCAAATAGCCATGGATGCCATCCATCCGTAAGACGGTAAATGCAGTGCAGCAGTAAGTGCGTGCTGAACCTTTGCACAGCGACTCCATTGAACCGAGGCATGGGCACGAGAGAGACAGGAGTAGTAGCAGCAGCAAAGGTACAGAGCTGCATCTGCATCCATCATCCATCCACTCAAGGCTGAGGCGTCCGGCCGGCCATAACCACGAGGCGTGCGACGCATGCACGACGCAGTGGAGTGCCTCGGTCGGTTCGTGCCATTGCCATGAATCTTCTCTGCGGCCCGTGGATCGTTGGCACTGTCGCTCACGCGGCTCTCGCTGAGCGAGCCGCATTTACGCTTTCCCTGTGTCCTTGCCACGCCTCCTCCCGTGCGTTGGCCTGGCGGTGGCATTCATCAGCCAGCGCCCAGCGCCCGATGAATGAATGAATCAAATGAATGGCATGGTAGGATGGTACAGGCCGTAGATCTGAAACAATTCCGTAGCTGAGCTGCTACAGCCTACAGATAGGCACGCAGGAGCACAGAGCGCACGGAGCTATTGATAGTGACGGAACGGACGCCATGAGGGCCTCTTCGGAAACAAAGCAGACGACAGTAATAAGCTCTGCCCATGCCATCGCTGCTTCGTCGTCGGCGCGCTTCACATGAAATTTTCCTTTCAGGACGATGCTCCTGGTAGCAGAAAGTTCATCTTCCACAACAACTGTACATGAACCATGCAATCCAAACGAAGGCTTAGGATCCCCTGCAGTAGCCCACCATACAGTACTGCAGAGAATCTCAACCCCAAACGAAACATGAAATGACCGCTTATATTCCTACCAGTTGCTTTTCGTTTCTACATGGATTTGATAGGGCCATCGATTCCTGTATTCCAAGAGGTAAAAGGACATTACTTACGTCATTAACCAAAGCCAAAGGaagaatcatcatcatcaacaacaacttaGGGCTACAGTTGAGTCAAGTTTGGCATCCAACTCGAAAGTCAAAACAGAGATGTAATTGCTGAAGAAAGACGAGCGAATGGGATGAGCAGCTCAATGACGCGCTATTCACCCATACAAATAAACATGGGAGGGAGATCATCAACTTGGAGGGTTTGCCGGCTTTTCTCCTTATTTCTCAAGAGATCACTGGGGGTAAAACTCGCTCTCAGAGGGCGGGCTACTCGGAAATAGGGCACGCACCCTCGAAAGCTTCCTGCTCCTTACGGCAGAAGTCAAATTCATTCGTGTAGTAATACATGCACCCAGCATACGCATCCATCTCCTTGGGGCACTTTTGGTGAAGTTCTTTCAACCTGCAATCCAAAATGGGATCACAAAGTGATTACTTCACAGAAAATGAGAAAGTAGAGCAGGTAGATGAAGAAGACACAAAAGTGATTGGCTTCACGGAAGCGACATCGCAGCTAAGCAGTCTAAAACATACGTACAAGAAACATGATGAAAAGGTCTGAAATCTGTAGTCCATAAAGGGAAAGAAGAATATCCAATTACACACGGAATAAGAACTTTTAAAGATAATAATAGATCCTGCTAGGCTGCTACTCAAATTGGATGCCCCTATCAACCTTTTTGACATGCCCAAACACAATCACGGAAAACAAATACAGGCATAAAATCATCATGTATGCATTTTTGTTCTCCTTACAACTATCATGTATAACACCCATGCAACATCGCCCAAGAGGCAAAACAACTTGAACATGGAGCACTACCTCACCAACTTAAAAACCAATCCATCATTATGCCATTGATTTTTTAAGTCCCGAACAAGCAAGTTTTCCACACAAAATGAGTAAAATAAAATGCAAGTTCTTTTTCTAGAACACACGTCAAAATGCGTGCCATTTTGCATTGAAAGCATCAAAATAACGTGAAGGACAAACCCgaaaatgctactccctccgtttttatttactccgcatattagctttggtcaaagtcaaattttgtaaactttgacaaggtttatagacaaaaatattaacatatacaataacaaatcaacaacattagattcattattgaatatactttcacatcatgtAGATTtattattgtaaat
Proteins encoded:
- the LOC123097756 gene encoding serine/threonine-protein kinase STY8; protein product: MAAALECWSGRPSTDEESMVEQVLMKPHARSDGSLPTCADSAGAGDPISGPAAPKKWQRLGRNFAGAIAAFKNTLNLDNGGVPRDPSPRAGGDKPPLLLRGLAQLYSRGAAAQQLPEKLVSDLRRHFDALPNSYAQAGFDMKDVLLHARLVEQAAGDDQPALSIEEVHGSNGRESGAEGTVFQLTFACNAPLSWQSMSGSLDSPLFSCKKIQIFEKRGLTLGAVLIIVQSGSEELFKSRVEAALKSATKKHRKNSGGGGGGVKLPFGLCGCQEEGSRNFDEESMFDPEDGQVLDNEPARRPYLPTPLPQSSVFVSVDEWQTVRSGGEELGRWIVSSEEIEFVDWVGQNSFRGVHRGRKVWVNKMRGCNMGSAYDVEIRQDLLQLMSCGQKNILQFHGICFNESHGLCIVTRMMEGGSVHDIIMQRNKRLSLRDTMRIALDVADGLAFMNGYGIAYRDLNARRILLDRQGNACLGDMGIVTPCNNAGEVTEYETSGYRWLAPEIIAGDPESVSETCMSNVYSYGMVLWEMVTGEEAYSTYSPVQAAVGIAACGLRPEIPRDCPPFLRSLMSRCWDNCPLKRPQFSEIISTLQKQSMR